The proteins below come from a single Molothrus aeneus isolate 106 chromosome 21, BPBGC_Maene_1.0, whole genome shotgun sequence genomic window:
- the PPCS gene encoding phosphopantothenate--cysteine ligase isoform X1, with protein sequence MAAAVKEEEKDKDDEEDNAVDTAATEDRVRAWAAAQAARGRRVALVTSGGTQVPLEARAVRFLENFSSGRRGAASAERLVRAGYGVCFLHRARSAFPWARALPPHGPALLDALRLTPGPPPGVAAAPAALPALLPALRDYQRATEEGALLAIEFTGLVEYLALLRAAARALAPLGSSAMFYLAAAVSDFYIPVSEMPEHKIQSSEGPLQITMKMVPKMLSPLVRDWAPEAFVISFKLETDAQILLDKSRQALEKYRHQVVVANVLESRRTSVIIVTRDSQTPLSLSDQEIAQGMEIEEKIVSYLQGQHTAFIERKG encoded by the exons ATGGCGGCGGCggtgaaggaggaggagaaggacaaGGACGATGAGGAGGACAACGCTGTGGATACGGCGGCGACCGAGGACCGGGTGCGGGCTTGGGCGGCGGCGCAGGCGGCGCGCGGGCGGCGCGTGGCGCTGGTGACGTCGGGCGGGACGCAGGTGCCGCTGGAGGCGCGCGCCGTGCGCTTCCTGGAGAACTTCAGcagcgggcggcgcggggcggcctCGGCCGAGCGGCTGGTGCGGGCCGGCTACGGGGTCTGCTTCCTGCACCGCGCCCGCTCCGCCTTCCCCTGGGCCCGCGCCCTGCCGCCGCACGGGCCCGCGCTGCTGGACGCGCTCCGCCTCaccccggggccgccgcccggcgtggccgccgcccccgccgcgctgCCCGCGCTGCTGCCCGCGCTCCGCGACTACCAGCGCGCCACCGAGGAGGGAGCGCTGCTCGCCATCGAGTTCACCGGGCTCGTGGAGTACCTGGCGCTGCTGCGCGCCGCCGCCAGAGCGCTGGCGCCCCTCG GCTCCAGTGCCATGTTCTACCTGGCAGCCGCCGTGTCGGATTTCTACATCCCGGTCTCTGAGATGCCAGAGCACAAGATCCAGTCCTCAGAGGGACCCCTGCAG ATCACAATGAAGATGGTGCCAAAAATGCTGTCACCCCTGGTCAGAGACTGGGCCCCTGAGGCCTTTGTGATTTCCTTCAAACTGGAGACAGATGCCCAGATCCTGCTGGATAAATCTCGGCAGGCTCTGGAGAAGTACCGGCACCAGGTGGTGGTGGCCAACGTCCTGGAGTCCCGCAGAACCTCTGTCATCATTGTCACCAGGGACTCACAGACTCCCTTGTCCCTGTCTGACCAGGAGATAGCACAAGGCATGGAAATAGAGGAGAAGATTGTGAGTTacctgcagggccagcacacAGCCTTTATagagaggaaaggctga
- the PPCS gene encoding phosphopantothenate--cysteine ligase isoform X2: MFYLAAAVSDFYIPVSEMPEHKIQSSEGPLQITMKMVPKMLSPLVRDWAPEAFVISFKLETDAQILLDKSRQALEKYRHQVVVANVLESRRTSVIIVTRDSQTPLSLSDQEIAQGMEIEEKIVSYLQGQHTAFIERKG; the protein is encoded by the exons ATGTTCTACCTGGCAGCCGCCGTGTCGGATTTCTACATCCCGGTCTCTGAGATGCCAGAGCACAAGATCCAGTCCTCAGAGGGACCCCTGCAG ATCACAATGAAGATGGTGCCAAAAATGCTGTCACCCCTGGTCAGAGACTGGGCCCCTGAGGCCTTTGTGATTTCCTTCAAACTGGAGACAGATGCCCAGATCCTGCTGGATAAATCTCGGCAGGCTCTGGAGAAGTACCGGCACCAGGTGGTGGTGGCCAACGTCCTGGAGTCCCGCAGAACCTCTGTCATCATTGTCACCAGGGACTCACAGACTCCCTTGTCCCTGTCTGACCAGGAGATAGCACAAGGCATGGAAATAGAGGAGAAGATTGTGAGTTacctgcagggccagcacacAGCCTTTATagagaggaaaggctga